A stretch of the Mycolicibacterium celeriflavum genome encodes the following:
- the fabG1 gene encoding 3-oxoacyl-ACP reductase FabG1 encodes MTRPPFVSRSVLVTGGNRGIGLAIAQRLAADGHKVAVTHRGSGAPDGLFGVVCDVTDNDAVDRAFKEVEEHQGPVEVLVSNAGISKDAFLMRMTEDRFTEVINANLTGAFRVAQRASRSMQRKRFGRIIFIGSVSGMWGIGNQANYAAAKAGLIGMARSISRELSKAGVTANVVAPGYIDTEMTRALDERIQAGALEFIPAKRVGTAEEVAGAVSFLASEDASYIAGAVIPVDGGMGMGH; translated from the coding sequence ATGACTCGTCCGCCATTCGTTTCCCGTTCGGTGCTGGTGACCGGTGGCAACCGGGGTATCGGGCTGGCGATCGCACAACGGTTGGCAGCCGACGGGCACAAGGTTGCAGTGACGCACCGCGGTTCCGGCGCCCCCGACGGGCTGTTCGGCGTCGTGTGCGACGTCACCGACAACGACGCCGTCGACCGCGCCTTCAAAGAGGTCGAGGAGCACCAGGGTCCGGTCGAGGTGCTGGTGTCCAACGCCGGCATCTCCAAGGATGCCTTCCTCATGCGGATGACCGAGGACCGGTTCACCGAGGTCATCAACGCCAACCTCACCGGCGCGTTCCGGGTGGCTCAGCGGGCATCGCGCAGCATGCAACGCAAGCGCTTCGGCCGGATCATCTTCATCGGTTCGGTGTCCGGCATGTGGGGCATCGGCAACCAGGCCAACTACGCGGCCGCCAAGGCCGGCCTGATCGGCATGGCCCGCTCGATCTCCCGGGAGCTGTCGAAGGCGGGCGTTACCGCGAACGTCGTTGCCCCCGGCTACATCGACACCGAGATGACCCGCGCGCTCGACGAGCGGATCCAGGCGGGAGCACTGGAGTTCATCCCCGCCAAGCGGGTCGGCACCGCCGAGGAAGTTGCCGGGGCGGTCAGCTTCCTGGCGTCCGAGGACGCGAGCTACATCGCCGGCGCGGTCATCCCGGTCGACGGCGGCATGGGCATGGGCCACTGA
- a CDS encoding VWA domain-containing protein, translated as MTLPLLGPVSLTGFQHIWWFLLFLVVLVVLVGLYVAAQFARRRRLQQFANTESLDSVAPKRPSPWRHVPAALLAIALLLCTIALAGPTHDQRLPRNRAVVILAIDVSQSMRATDVEPSRLAAAQEASKKFVDELTPGINLGVIAYAGTATVLVSPTTNRDASRRAIDNLQVADRTATGEAIFTALSSISTVGAVIGGGDTPPPARIVLFSDGKETVPSNPDNPKGAFTAARAAKDQGVPISTISFGTPNGSVEVNNERVPVPVDDEGMEKIAQLSGGDAYTAANLDELNKVYETLQDQIGYETVRGEATSGWLRLGALVAAVAAVASLLINRRLPL; from the coding sequence ATGACGCTTCCGCTGCTGGGGCCGGTATCGCTCACGGGATTTCAGCACATCTGGTGGTTCCTGCTGTTCCTGGTCGTCCTGGTGGTGCTGGTCGGGTTGTACGTCGCCGCCCAATTCGCTCGGCGCAGGCGACTGCAGCAGTTCGCCAACACCGAGTCACTCGACAGCGTGGCGCCGAAGCGCCCGAGCCCGTGGCGCCACGTGCCGGCGGCGCTGCTGGCGATCGCCCTGCTACTGTGCACGATTGCGCTGGCCGGGCCGACGCACGACCAACGGCTCCCGCGTAATCGTGCGGTGGTGATCCTGGCGATCGACGTGTCGCAATCCATGCGCGCCACCGACGTCGAACCCAGCCGGCTGGCCGCCGCACAGGAGGCGTCGAAGAAATTCGTCGACGAGCTCACTCCAGGCATCAACCTGGGAGTCATCGCCTATGCCGGCACCGCGACGGTGCTGGTGTCGCCGACCACCAACCGCGACGCGAGCCGGCGCGCCATCGACAATCTGCAGGTCGCCGACCGCACCGCCACCGGCGAGGCCATCTTCACCGCGCTCTCGTCGATCTCCACCGTCGGGGCCGTGATCGGTGGCGGTGACACGCCCCCCCCGGCGCGGATCGTGCTGTTCTCCGACGGCAAGGAGACCGTCCCGTCGAACCCGGACAATCCGAAGGGCGCGTTCACCGCGGCGCGGGCCGCCAAGGACCAGGGCGTGCCGATCTCCACCATCTCGTTCGGCACTCCCAACGGGTCGGTCGAGGTCAACAACGAGCGGGTTCCGGTGCCGGTCGACGACGAAGGCATGGAGAAGATCGCCCAGCTTTCGGGAGGCGACGCCTACACCGCCGCCAACCTCGACGAGCTGAACAAGGTGTACGAGACCCTCCAAGATCAGATCGGCTACGAGACTGTGCGCGGCGAGGCGACCAGCGGTTGGCTGCGGCTCGGCGCCCTGGTCGCTGCAGTCGCGGCCGTGGCGAGCCTGCTGATCAACCGCCGGCTGCCATTGTGA
- a CDS encoding VWA domain-containing protein yields the protein MTLPLLGPMTLSGFENAWFFLFLLAVLGIVGLYIVVQLARHRRMLRFANMELLESVAPKRATRWRHVPAILLVIALVFLTVAMAGPTHDVRIPRNRAVVMLVMDVSQSMRATDVAPNRMAAAQEASKQFADELTPGINLGLISYAGTATVLVSPTTGREATKAAIDKLQFADRTATGEGIFTALQAIATVGAVIGGGDEPPPARIVLFSDGKETVPSNPDNPKGAYTAARTAKDQGVPISTISFGTPYGYVEINDQRQPVPVDDEMLKKIADLSGGEAFTASSLEQLREVYANLQQQIGYETIRGDASVGWLRLGALALALATLAALFINRRLPN from the coding sequence ATGACATTGCCGTTGCTCGGTCCGATGACGCTGTCGGGCTTCGAAAACGCCTGGTTCTTCCTGTTCCTTCTCGCGGTGCTCGGCATCGTCGGGCTCTACATCGTCGTCCAGCTGGCCCGGCACCGGCGGATGTTGCGGTTCGCCAACATGGAGTTGCTGGAAAGTGTTGCGCCGAAACGAGCTACGCGCTGGCGGCATGTGCCGGCGATTCTGCTCGTGATTGCGCTGGTGTTCCTCACGGTGGCGATGGCCGGTCCGACGCACGATGTGCGCATACCGCGTAACCGCGCGGTGGTGATGCTCGTCATGGACGTGTCGCAGTCGATGCGGGCCACCGACGTCGCACCGAACCGCATGGCCGCGGCCCAGGAGGCGTCCAAACAGTTCGCCGACGAGCTCACCCCCGGTATCAACCTCGGGCTGATCTCGTATGCCGGCACGGCGACCGTCCTGGTGTCGCCGACCACCGGCCGTGAGGCCACCAAGGCCGCGATCGACAAACTGCAGTTCGCCGACCGCACGGCCACCGGTGAGGGCATCTTCACCGCGCTGCAGGCGATCGCCACGGTCGGGGCGGTGATCGGCGGCGGTGACGAACCGCCGCCGGCGCGCATCGTGTTGTTCTCCGACGGCAAGGAGACCGTGCCGTCGAACCCCGACAACCCCAAGGGTGCCTACACCGCCGCCCGCACCGCGAAGGACCAGGGCGTGCCGATCTCGACGATCTCGTTCGGCACCCCCTACGGCTACGTGGAGATCAACGACCAACGCCAGCCGGTGCCCGTCGACGACGAAATGCTCAAAAAGATCGCCGATCTGTCCGGCGGTGAGGCATTCACCGCGTCCAGCCTCGAACAGCTGCGTGAGGTCTACGCCAACCTGCAGCAGCAGATCGGCTACGAGACGATCAGAGGCGACGCGAGTGTCGGCTGGCTGCGTCTCGGGGCGTTGGCGCTCGCGCTGGCGACCCTGGCGGCGCTGTTCATCAACCGCCGGCTGCCGAACTGA
- a CDS encoding DUF58 domain-containing protein, translating into MTTSGRNVDLPSLKRGEIRDPALTAALRKLELTVRRKLDGVLHGDHLGLLPGPGSEPGESRLYQPGDDVRRMDWSVTARTTHPHVRQMIADRELETWLVVDMSASLDFGTTGCEKRDLAVAAAAAITFLNSGGGNRIGAIIANGDTVRRVPALSGRMHEQEMLRAIATMPKAPAGVRGDLSAAIDALRRPERRRGMAVIISDFLGPINWMRPLRAIAGRHEVLGIEILDPRDVELPPVGDVILQDAETGATREFTIDEQLRDDFERAAAAHRAEVARTLRRCDAPLLSLRTDRDWIADVVRFVANRRRGALAGRV; encoded by the coding sequence GTGACCACCTCCGGACGCAATGTCGATCTGCCGTCGCTCAAGCGGGGGGAGATCCGTGACCCCGCGCTGACGGCGGCGCTGCGCAAGCTCGAGTTGACGGTGCGGCGCAAGCTCGACGGCGTCCTGCACGGCGACCACCTCGGCCTGCTTCCGGGCCCGGGTTCGGAGCCGGGGGAGTCGCGGCTCTACCAGCCCGGCGACGACGTGCGCCGGATGGACTGGTCGGTCACCGCGCGCACCACCCACCCGCATGTGCGACAGATGATCGCCGACCGCGAGCTGGAAACGTGGTTGGTGGTCGACATGTCGGCCAGCCTCGACTTCGGCACGACCGGTTGCGAGAAGCGTGACCTCGCGGTGGCCGCCGCCGCGGCGATCACGTTCCTCAACAGCGGCGGCGGCAACCGGATCGGCGCGATCATCGCCAACGGCGACACCGTGCGGCGTGTGCCGGCCCTGTCGGGTCGCATGCACGAGCAGGAGATGCTCCGAGCGATCGCGACGATGCCCAAGGCGCCTGCGGGCGTTCGCGGTGACCTGTCCGCCGCCATCGACGCCCTGCGCCGGCCCGAGCGTCGTCGCGGCATGGCGGTGATCATCAGCGACTTCCTCGGCCCGATCAACTGGATGCGGCCGCTGCGGGCGATCGCCGGTCGCCACGAAGTGCTCGGCATCGAGATCCTCGACCCGCGCGACGTCGAGCTTCCGCCGGTCGGCGACGTGATCCTGCAGGACGCCGAGACCGGTGCGACCCGCGAGTTCACCATCGACGAGCAGTTGCGCGACGACTTCGAACGGGCCGCGGCCGCCCACCGGGCAGAGGTGGCCAGGACGTTGCGACGATGTGACGCGCCGCTGCTGTCGTTGCGCACCGACCGCGACTGGATCGCCGACGTCGTCCGGTTCGTCGCCAACCGCAGACGCGGCGCGCTGGCGGGCCGTGTCTAG
- the moxR1 gene encoding chaperone MoxR1, with translation MTSPSGPPQGAAGYPGQAPAQGYQGSHAAPATTPASNNGGLAQEVHTLERAVFEVKRIIVGQDQLVERMLVGLLAKGHVLLEGVPGVAKTLAVETFAKVVGGTFARIQFTPDLVPTDIIGTRIYRVGKEEFDIELGPVVVNFLLADEINRAPAKVQSALLEVMAERKISIGGKTFPLPQPFLVMATQNPIEQEGVYALPEAQRDRFLFKLNIDYPSPEEEREIIYRMGVKPPEPKQILAPGDLLRLQDVAANNFVHHALVDYVVRVVTATRHPDKFGMPDAKAWIAYGASPRASLGIIAAARALALVRGRDYVIPQDVVEVIPDVLRHRLVLTYDALADEISAETVINRILQTVALPQVNAIPQQGHSVPPVVPAAAGAASNR, from the coding sequence ATGACGTCACCGAGTGGGCCGCCGCAGGGCGCTGCAGGTTATCCCGGCCAGGCACCGGCGCAGGGGTACCAGGGCTCGCATGCCGCGCCGGCGACCACCCCGGCCTCCAACAACGGCGGTCTGGCGCAGGAGGTCCACACGCTCGAGCGGGCCGTCTTCGAGGTCAAGCGGATCATCGTCGGTCAGGACCAACTGGTCGAGCGCATGCTGGTCGGCCTGCTCGCCAAGGGCCATGTGCTGCTCGAGGGTGTCCCCGGCGTCGCCAAGACGCTGGCGGTCGAGACCTTCGCCAAGGTGGTGGGGGGCACCTTCGCGCGCATCCAGTTCACCCCCGACCTGGTACCCACCGACATCATCGGTACGCGGATCTACCGGGTGGGCAAGGAGGAGTTCGACATCGAACTCGGCCCCGTGGTGGTGAACTTCCTGCTCGCCGACGAGATCAACCGCGCCCCGGCCAAGGTGCAGTCGGCGCTGCTGGAGGTCATGGCCGAGCGCAAGATCTCGATCGGCGGCAAGACCTTCCCGCTGCCCCAGCCGTTCCTCGTGATGGCCACGCAGAACCCGATCGAGCAGGAGGGCGTGTACGCGCTTCCCGAAGCCCAGCGCGACCGCTTCCTGTTCAAGCTCAACATCGACTATCCCTCGCCCGAGGAAGAGCGCGAGATCATCTACCGGATGGGCGTCAAGCCGCCGGAGCCCAAGCAGATCCTGGCGCCAGGTGACCTGCTGCGCCTGCAGGACGTGGCGGCCAACAACTTCGTGCACCACGCGCTCGTCGACTATGTGGTCCGGGTGGTGACCGCGACCCGTCATCCCGACAAGTTCGGAATGCCCGACGCCAAGGCGTGGATCGCCTACGGCGCATCACCGCGCGCATCGCTCGGCATCATCGCGGCGGCCCGGGCGCTGGCGCTGGTGCGCGGGCGTGACTACGTGATCCCGCAGGACGTCGTCGAGGTCATCCCCGACGTGCTGCGGCACCGGCTGGTGCTGACCTACGATGCGTTGGCCGACGAGATCTCCGCCGAGACGGTGATCAACCGCATCCTGCAGACCGTGGCCCTGCCGCAGGTGAATGCCATTCCGCAGCAAGGTCATTCGGTGCCACCCGTCGTGCCCGCCGCCGCAGGTGCGGCCAGCAATCGGTGA
- the ripB gene encoding NlpC/P60 family peptidoglycan endopeptidase RipB, producing the protein MRSKLTRFLGGCALLLAAVALTVGLATPAASAPGDGQWDPTLPKLLSAGAPGDPLAIANASLAATAQATEVTMNLGRKFLSTLGLAPPEAATAGVAPGRVRGPQAIEYVIRRGASQMGVPYSWGGGKPNGPSRGIDSGANTVGFDCSGFTQFAFAGVGVLIPKYSGDQYDTGRKVPTSQAKRGDLLFWGPGGSQHVALYLGGGQMLEASSNSGKVTVSPVRHSGLQPYVARIIES; encoded by the coding sequence TTGCGTTCCAAGCTGACTCGCTTCCTCGGCGGTTGCGCGCTCCTGCTCGCCGCGGTTGCGCTGACTGTCGGACTGGCCACGCCCGCCGCCTCGGCGCCCGGCGACGGTCAGTGGGATCCCACGTTGCCAAAGCTGCTCAGCGCCGGCGCGCCGGGCGATCCGCTCGCGATCGCCAACGCATCGCTCGCCGCGACCGCGCAGGCCACCGAAGTCACGATGAACCTGGGCCGCAAGTTCCTGTCCACGCTGGGCCTTGCGCCTCCGGAGGCGGCGACGGCCGGCGTCGCGCCGGGCCGGGTCCGCGGGCCGCAGGCCATCGAGTACGTGATCCGCCGGGGCGCCTCGCAGATGGGCGTGCCGTACTCGTGGGGCGGTGGCAAGCCGAACGGACCCAGCCGCGGCATCGACTCGGGTGCCAACACCGTCGGCTTCGACTGCTCGGGCTTCACCCAGTTCGCGTTCGCGGGTGTGGGCGTGCTGATCCCCAAGTACTCAGGCGACCAGTACGACACCGGCCGCAAGGTGCCGACGTCGCAGGCCAAGCGCGGCGACCTGCTGTTCTGGGGGCCCGGCGGCAGCCAGCATGTCGCCCTCTACCTCGGCGGTGGCCAGATGCTGGAGGCCTCGAGCAACTCGGGGAAAGTCACGGTGAGCCCGGTTCGTCACTCGGGCCTGCAGCCGTACGTGGCGCGCATCATCGAATCCTGA
- the ripA gene encoding NlpC/P60 family peptidoglycan endopeptidase RipA, translating to MRRTPGASATRPCERFCAALLAAVMLLATPGLSLAQPSSPESLAALVAEVAEADQKLQDLGAAIQQQQESVNKAIVDVQTARENADAAQREVEASRQRVQDANIAIEQAQKRFDSFAAATYVNGPSDSYLTASDPADIVKTAAVGQTLTLSSQKVIADLQRARTEQVNRDSAVRLAKQNADKAVAEAEASQRSAVSALTDAQETFRSQQAQLDKLTAERAAAQAKLEQARASSAPAASAPATPAGSAAPAQAAAPANQNWDRAPQGRDPGTGNWAGPWDPTLPAIPSAFVSGDPIAIINAVLGIAQSSAQVTQDLGRKFLQSVGLLPEAAPSPGFTNGAIPRVYGRQATEYVIKRAMSQLGVPYSWGGGNAAGPSRGIDSGAGTVGFDCSGLMLYAFAGVGIKLDHYSGSQYNAGRKVPSSQMRRGDMLFWGPNASQHVALYLGDGQMLEAPYTGSVVKVSPVRTSGMTPYATRLIEW from the coding sequence ATGAGACGCACCCCTGGCGCATCCGCCACGCGGCCGTGTGAACGGTTCTGCGCGGCTCTGCTCGCGGCGGTCATGCTGCTGGCCACCCCCGGCCTTTCCCTCGCCCAGCCCAGTAGCCCCGAGAGCCTCGCCGCACTCGTCGCAGAAGTCGCCGAGGCGGACCAGAAGTTGCAGGACCTCGGCGCCGCGATTCAGCAACAGCAGGAGAGCGTCAACAAGGCGATCGTCGATGTGCAGACCGCCCGCGAGAATGCCGATGCCGCACAGCGGGAGGTCGAGGCGAGCAGGCAGCGGGTCCAAGACGCCAACATCGCGATCGAGCAGGCGCAGAAGCGGTTCGACTCGTTTGCGGCCGCGACATACGTCAACGGTCCTTCCGACTCGTACCTGACCGCGAGCGACCCCGCCGACATCGTCAAGACCGCCGCGGTCGGGCAGACGTTGACGCTCAGCTCGCAGAAGGTGATCGCCGATCTGCAGCGGGCCCGCACCGAGCAGGTCAACCGTGACTCCGCCGTGCGACTGGCCAAGCAGAACGCCGACAAGGCCGTCGCCGAGGCCGAAGCCAGCCAGCGCTCGGCGGTGTCGGCGCTCACCGATGCGCAGGAGACGTTCCGGTCTCAACAGGCCCAACTCGACAAGCTGACCGCCGAGCGCGCGGCCGCTCAGGCCAAGCTCGAGCAGGCACGCGCCAGCTCCGCGCCGGCGGCGAGCGCCCCCGCGACGCCGGCGGGATCGGCGGCACCGGCGCAGGCCGCGGCGCCGGCGAACCAAAACTGGGACCGCGCACCCCAGGGCCGCGACCCGGGCACCGGCAACTGGGCCGGACCGTGGGATCCGACGCTGCCCGCGATTCCCAGCGCCTTCGTCAGCGGTGACCCGATCGCGATCATCAACGCGGTGCTCGGTATCGCCCAGAGCTCGGCGCAGGTGACTCAGGACCTGGGGCGCAAGTTCCTGCAGTCGGTTGGGCTGCTTCCTGAGGCGGCCCCCTCGCCGGGCTTCACCAACGGTGCAATTCCCCGGGTCTACGGCAGGCAGGCCACCGAGTACGTGATCAAGCGGGCCATGTCGCAGCTGGGCGTGCCGTATTCGTGGGGCGGCGGAAACGCCGCCGGGCCGAGCCGGGGCATCGACTCCGGCGCCGGCACAGTCGGATTCGACTGCTCGGGCCTGATGCTCTACGCGTTCGCCGGCGTCGGCATCAAGCTCGACCACTACTCGGGTTCGCAGTACAACGCCGGACGCAAGGTTCCGTCCTCGCAGATGCGGCGTGGAGACATGCTGTTCTGGGGCCCCAACGCCAGCCAGCATGTGGCCCTCTATCTCGGCGACGGACAGATGCTCGAAGCGCCCTACACCGGTTCCGTGGTGAAGGTGTCACCGGTGCGCACCAGCGGCATGACCCCGTACGCGACTCGTCTCATCGAATGGTGA
- a CDS encoding Rv1476 family membrane protein, translated as MTGPHVLPFLPAYIPTDVCGPVGRDPATTPVDTCMNLVIDDVRDDGVSASPTPENEGLPEVVAKAQQQGIDLKIVVVDENPPVDTPLRDVATEVGQAFPGSTVLVLSPSESGSFSTTFDRATLEAGQDVAEGRGAVQGSKNFLSELTTPDFPWTALTIVVVLGVVAAVIGTRLLQIRSRRANSRAQS; from the coding sequence GTGACCGGACCGCATGTGCTTCCGTTTCTGCCGGCATACATACCGACCGACGTCTGTGGGCCGGTCGGCCGAGATCCCGCGACCACCCCCGTCGACACGTGCATGAACCTCGTCATCGACGACGTCCGCGACGACGGGGTGAGCGCCTCGCCCACGCCGGAGAACGAAGGCCTGCCCGAAGTGGTCGCGAAGGCCCAGCAGCAGGGCATCGACCTCAAGATCGTCGTTGTCGACGAGAACCCGCCGGTCGACACACCACTGCGCGATGTCGCGACCGAGGTGGGCCAGGCGTTTCCCGGGTCGACCGTGCTGGTGCTCAGCCCAAGCGAGTCGGGTTCGTTCAGCACCACCTTCGACCGGGCCACGCTGGAGGCCGGTCAGGATGTCGCCGAAGGCCGTGGCGCGGTTCAGGGTTCGAAGAATTTTCTCAGCGAGTTGACGACGCCGGACTTTCCGTGGACGGCATTGACCATCGTGGTGGTTCTGGGAGTCGTTGCGGCCGTTATCGGTACGCGACTTTTGCAAATTCGCAGCAGGCGCGCGAATTCCCGCGCTCAGTCCTGA
- the acnA gene encoding aconitate hydratase AcnA encodes MSKGNNAESSLNSFDARDSLKVGDKSYEIYRLDAVKGTEKLPYSLKVLAENLLRTEDGKNITKDHIEALAKWDPEAEPSVEIQFTPARVVMQDFTGVPCIVDLATMREAIGDLGGDPDKVNPLAPADLVIDHSVIADLFGREDAFERNVEIEYERNGERYQFLRWGQGAFDDFKVVPPGTGIVHQVNIEYLARVVWERDGVAYPDTCVGTDSHTTMVNGLGVLGWGVGGIEAEAAMLGQPVSMLIPRVVGFKLTGERQPGVTATDVVLTVTEMLRKHGVVGKFVEFYGDGVAEVPLANRATLGNMSPEFGSTAAIFPIDQVTIDYLRMTGRSDEQLALVEAYAKEQGMWHDPKREPKFSEYIELDLSDVVPSIAGPKRPQDRIALNDAKEAFRKAIHNYVEDGNAPAHTKLDEAVEETFPASDPASSLAFADDDAIVPSAAVGSNGRPTKPVEVKSDERGEFILDHGAVVIAAITSCTNTSNPEVMLGAALLAKNAVEKGLTSKPWVKTTMAPGSQVVTDYYEKADLWPYLEKLGFYLVGYGCTTCIGNSGPLPEEISKVVNDADLSVAAVLSGNRNFEGRINPDVKMNYLASPPLVIAYALAGTMDFDFDNEPLGKDSDGNEVFLKDIWPSQKDIDDTIASAINTEMFTKNYADVFKGDERWRNLPTPSGNTFEWADDSTYVRKPPYFDGMPAEPEPVTDIKGARVLALLGDSVTTDHISPAGSIKPGTPAAQYLEENGVEKKDYNSYGSRRGNHEVMIRGTFANIRLRNELLDDVSGGYTRDFTNGGEQAFIYDAAQNYAAQDIPLVVLGGKEYGSGSSRDWAAKGTALLGVRAVICESFERIHRSNLIGMGVIPLQFPEGESASSLKLDGTETFDITGIEDLNEGKTPKTVKVTATKNDGAGGSDSTVEFDAVVRIDTPGEADYYRNGGILQYVLRNMLKTQ; translated from the coding sequence GTGAGCAAAGGTAATAACGCCGAATCGTCCTTGAACTCTTTTGATGCCCGCGACTCCCTGAAGGTCGGGGACAAGAGCTACGAGATCTACCGCCTCGATGCGGTGAAGGGCACCGAGAAGCTGCCCTACAGCTTGAAAGTTCTGGCCGAGAACCTGCTGCGCACCGAGGACGGCAAGAACATCACGAAAGACCACATCGAGGCGCTCGCCAAGTGGGATCCCGAAGCAGAGCCCAGTGTGGAGATCCAGTTCACCCCGGCCCGGGTGGTGATGCAGGACTTCACCGGTGTGCCGTGCATCGTCGACCTCGCCACAATGCGGGAGGCGATCGGGGACCTGGGCGGTGACCCCGACAAGGTCAATCCGCTTGCGCCGGCCGACCTGGTGATCGACCACTCGGTGATCGCCGACCTGTTCGGCCGCGAAGACGCGTTCGAACGCAACGTCGAGATCGAGTACGAGCGCAACGGTGAGCGCTACCAGTTCCTGCGCTGGGGACAGGGCGCGTTCGACGACTTCAAGGTGGTCCCGCCGGGCACCGGGATCGTGCACCAGGTCAACATCGAGTACCTGGCACGGGTGGTGTGGGAGCGGGACGGCGTGGCCTACCCCGACACCTGTGTGGGCACCGACAGCCACACCACGATGGTCAACGGCCTGGGCGTGCTGGGTTGGGGCGTCGGCGGCATCGAGGCCGAGGCCGCGATGCTGGGCCAGCCGGTGTCGATGCTCATCCCCCGGGTGGTCGGGTTCAAGCTGACGGGTGAGCGCCAACCCGGGGTGACCGCCACCGACGTGGTGCTCACCGTGACCGAGATGCTGCGCAAGCACGGTGTGGTCGGCAAGTTCGTCGAATTCTACGGCGACGGCGTGGCCGAGGTGCCGCTGGCCAACCGCGCCACATTGGGGAATATGAGTCCCGAATTCGGTTCCACCGCAGCTATTTTCCCGATCGACCAGGTCACGATCGACTATCTGCGGATGACCGGGCGCAGCGATGAGCAGCTCGCGCTGGTCGAGGCCTACGCCAAGGAACAGGGCATGTGGCACGACCCGAAGCGGGAGCCCAAGTTCTCCGAGTACATCGAGCTCGACCTTTCCGATGTGGTGCCCTCGATCGCGGGACCGAAGCGCCCACAGGACCGCATCGCGCTGAACGACGCGAAGGAGGCCTTCCGCAAGGCCATTCACAACTACGTCGAGGACGGCAACGCGCCCGCGCACACCAAACTCGACGAGGCCGTCGAGGAGACGTTCCCGGCCAGTGACCCGGCGTCGAGCCTGGCGTTCGCCGACGACGACGCCATAGTGCCGTCGGCGGCCGTGGGATCCAACGGCCGACCCACGAAGCCCGTGGAGGTCAAGTCCGACGAGCGCGGCGAGTTCATCCTCGACCACGGTGCCGTCGTGATCGCCGCCATCACCTCGTGCACCAACACCTCCAACCCGGAGGTCATGCTCGGCGCGGCGCTGCTCGCCAAGAATGCCGTGGAGAAGGGGCTGACCTCAAAGCCGTGGGTGAAGACGACGATGGCGCCCGGTTCGCAGGTCGTCACCGATTACTACGAGAAGGCCGACCTGTGGCCATATCTGGAGAAGCTCGGCTTCTACCTGGTGGGCTACGGCTGCACAACCTGCATCGGCAACAGCGGGCCACTGCCCGAGGAGATCTCCAAAGTGGTCAACGACGCCGACCTGTCGGTGGCCGCGGTGCTGTCGGGCAACCGTAATTTCGAAGGTCGCATCAATCCCGACGTGAAGATGAACTACCTGGCGTCGCCGCCGCTGGTCATCGCCTACGCGCTGGCGGGAACGATGGACTTCGATTTCGACAACGAGCCGCTGGGCAAGGACTCCGATGGTAACGAGGTCTTCCTCAAGGACATCTGGCCGTCGCAGAAGGACATCGACGACACCATCGCCTCGGCTATCAACACCGAGATGTTCACCAAGAACTATGCCGACGTGTTCAAGGGTGACGAACGCTGGCGCAACCTGCCCACTCCGAGCGGCAACACCTTCGAGTGGGCCGACGACTCGACCTACGTGCGCAAGCCGCCGTACTTCGACGGGATGCCGGCCGAGCCGGAGCCGGTGACAGACATCAAGGGCGCCAGAGTTCTGGCGCTGCTGGGTGATTCGGTCACCACCGACCACATCTCCCCCGCCGGCAGTATCAAGCCAGGCACCCCCGCCGCCCAGTACCTCGAGGAGAACGGCGTCGAGAAGAAGGACTACAACTCCTACGGCTCCCGGCGCGGCAACCACGAGGTGATGATCCGCGGCACGTTCGCCAACATCCGGCTGCGCAACGAGCTGCTCGACGACGTGTCCGGCGGCTACACGCGGGACTTCACCAACGGTGGCGAGCAGGCGTTCATCTACGACGCCGCGCAAAACTATGCGGCGCAAGATATTCCGCTGGTCGTCCTGGGCGGCAAGGAGTACGGTTCGGGCTCGTCGCGGGACTGGGCCGCCAAGGGCACCGCGCTGCTGGGCGTGCGCGCGGTGATCTGCGAGTCGTTCGAGCGGATCCACCGGTCGAACCTGATCGGCATGGGCGTGATTCCGCTGCAGTTCCCCGAGGGCGAGTCGGCGTCGTCGCTGAAGCTCGATGGCACCGAGACCTTCGACATCACCGGGATCGAGGACCTCAACGAGGGCAAGACACCCAAGACCGTGAAAGTGACCGCCACCAAAAACGACGGGGCGGGTGGCTCGGACAGCACAGTCGAGTTCGACGCGGTGGTGCGCATCGACACACCCGGGGAGGCGGACTACTACCGCAACGGCGGCATCCTGCAGTACGTGCTGCGCAACATGCTCAAAACGCAGTAG